The genomic interval CCTTGCTGCTCCATCAGCGCGTCGCGCTTGCCGACATCGCCTTGCAGCGTGACGCCGCAAATGCCCCAGTCGCCGCCCGCGGCAAGCATGGCCTCCTCCGTATAGAGGGCCTGGTGCGCACGATGGAAGTTGCCGATTCCCAGATGAACGATGCCGATGCGCGGCTCCTGCCAAAGCGGTGACAGCAGATGCGTTTGCAGCGTGGGCAGAGCTTGACGGACGAGGCGAGGCAAGGTGGCGGCAGAAATCATGTCATGAGATCCAGATGGCGGAAAAAGGCGCCGGGACGGCGCCGTTCAGCGGGAAAACCCTGATTTGACGTTTCACTATACTTGTATGGTAGCATCGTTCAAACGATTTGAGACCAGTTGAGGCGTGCGATTTTCCACCTCGGCCGGCACCCGAAAACCAGCATGAAAACAGCCGGTCACATGCCGCCGTTCCGCGCGGATCGTGACTTGCCTTTGCAAGGAAGATGTCATGAAGATCGTTCGCGCCGACGTGATCGTCACGTGTCCGGGCCGCAATTTCGTCACATTGAAAATCGTCACGGACGAAGGCGTACACGGCATTGGAGATGCAACGCTGAACGGCCGCGAACTCGCGGTCGCTTCGTATCTGAAAGATCACGTGTGCCCGTTGCTGATCGGGCGCGATCCCGGCTGTATCGAAGACACCTGGCAATACCTCTACAAAGGCGCGTACTGGCGCCGCGGTCCTGTCACGATGACGGCGATCGCCGCGGTCGATATGGCGCTGTGGGACATTCTCGGCAAAGTGACAGGCATGCCGCTGTACAAGCTGCTCGGCGGCGCCTCGCGAGAGAGCGTGATGGTGTACGGGCACGCCACCGGCCGCGACATTCCCGAAGCGCTCGACCGTTACGCGGAACACATCGAAGCCGGCTATCAGGCGATCCGCATTCAATGCGGCGTGCCGAATATGCGTTCGGTGTACGGCGTGTCGAAGGGCAGCGGCATGTACGAGCCCGCTACCAAGGGCGCGGTCGAGGAGCAGAGCTGGTCGTCGGAAAAGTATCTCGACTTCGTTCCGAAGCTCTTTGAAGCGGTGCGCGACAAGTTCGGTTTCGATACGCATTTGCTGCATGACGTCCACCACCGTTTGACGCCGATCGAAGCCGCGCGTCTCGGTAAATCGATCGAACCGTATCGCCTGTTCTGGATGGAAGACCCCACGCCCGCGGAAAATCAGGCCGGCTTCCGGCTGATTCGCGAGCACACCGTCACGCCGATCGCGGTGGGCGAAGTATTCAACAGCATCTGGGATTGCAAGCAGTTGATCGAGGAGCAGTTGATCGACTATATCCGCGCCACCTTGACGCACGCGGGCGGCATTACGCATCTGCGGCGCATTGCGGATTTTGCTTCGCTCTACCAGGTTCGAACCGGTTGCCACGGGCCGTCGGATCTGTCGCCGGTGTGCATGGGCGCGGCGCTGCACTTCGATCTGTGGGTGCCGAATTTCGGCGTGCAGGAATACATGGGCTTTCCGCAGGAAGCGCTCGACGTATTCCCGCATGCATGGCGCTTCGAGCGCGGCACGATGCATCCGGGCGAAGCGCCGGGCCATGGCGTCGATATCGACGAAGCAGCGGCCGCGCGGTATCCCTACGACCCGGCGTATCTGCCGGTCGCGCGTCTCGAAGACGGGACGCTGTGGAACTGGTGAGCTGATTTCGCTCGACTGTTCCCGACTACAAAATCATGGAGACACGCGTGAACCCAGCACGTCCGCAAGCCACCGCGCCGGCCAGTACCGCCATGCTGCGCCGGGTGGCGTTCGCCTCGACCATCGGCACCGCGGCCGAGTACTACGATTTCTTCGTCTATGGCACGGCTGCCGTGCTGGTGTTCGGCCAGAAATTCTTCCCTTCCGCTGACCCGCTGATCGGCACGCTCGCCGCCTTCGCCACCTACGCGGTCGGTTTTCTGGCGCGGCCGCTGGGCGGCATCGTGTTCGGTCATTTCGGCGATCGCGTCGGCCGCAAGAAGGCCCTGATCGTGACGATCCTGATCGTCGGGTTGGGCACGTTCGCTATCGGCCTGCTGCCGGACTATCAGTCGATCGGCATCTGGGCGCCGATCGCGCTGATCGTGATTCGCGTCTTGCAAGGGTTCGGCGTGGGCGGCGAGCAGGCGGGCGCTGTCCTGCTCACGGCGGAATACGCACCGCCTGCGCGGCGCGGCTTCTTCGCGAGCCTCGTGCAACTCGGCGCACCGGCGGGCTTCCTGATTCCGTCGGGGCTGTTCGCGCTGCTCGGTGCGACGTTGACGCAGGCGCAGTTGCTCGACTG from Paraburkholderia phytofirmans PsJN carries:
- the manD gene encoding D-mannonate dehydratase ManD; the protein is MKIVRADVIVTCPGRNFVTLKIVTDEGVHGIGDATLNGRELAVASYLKDHVCPLLIGRDPGCIEDTWQYLYKGAYWRRGPVTMTAIAAVDMALWDILGKVTGMPLYKLLGGASRESVMVYGHATGRDIPEALDRYAEHIEAGYQAIRIQCGVPNMRSVYGVSKGSGMYEPATKGAVEEQSWSSEKYLDFVPKLFEAVRDKFGFDTHLLHDVHHRLTPIEAARLGKSIEPYRLFWMEDPTPAENQAGFRLIREHTVTPIAVGEVFNSIWDCKQLIEEQLIDYIRATLTHAGGITHLRRIADFASLYQVRTGCHGPSDLSPVCMGAALHFDLWVPNFGVQEYMGFPQEALDVFPHAWRFERGTMHPGEAPGHGVDIDEAAAARYPYDPAYLPVARLEDGTLWNW